The proteins below come from a single Malus sylvestris chromosome 3, drMalSylv7.2, whole genome shotgun sequence genomic window:
- the LOC126615877 gene encoding uncharacterized protein LOC126615877 — translation MRSGGRHLFAEGAEGSKAVFRDCRDFLKQRRENSIHISSKINDPRISERLGPLPRPEPATNLGKGQQVLERHEGTGDSEVFRQTYPGSQYNESREKSHALDQTFLIPRGDGDLRKKAPVAHNSAQDPLVLQLLEEVNKLKAERQAEIPDWNQPRPGPLTRRILNTPFKQRQSKSLACNFILEKRTRLSTLTSLSPPWHTGCTPTKSDVFSSPPPSLAEL, via the coding sequence atgagaagtggagggagacacctctttgctgaaggggcagaaggatcgaaagccgtctttcgcgattgtcgggatttcctgaagcaacgtcgagagaattccatccatataagctcaaagatcaatgacccaaggatttctgagagactcggtcccctgccacggcccgagccggccaccaatttggggaaggggcaacaagtcctagagagacatgagggtacaggggactcagaggtgttccgacagacataccctggaagccagtacaacgagtccagggaaaaatcacatgcccttgatcaaaccttcctaattccaagaggagatggagatttacgaaagaaagctccagtggcacataactccgctcaggacccccttgtcctacaacttcttgaggaagtaaacaagttgaaggctgaacgtcaggctgaaatacctgactggaaccaacccaggcctggccctcttacaaggaggatcctcaacacccccttcaagcaaagacaaagcaaaagcttggcttgcaactttatactggaaaagaggacccgattgagcaccttaacctctttgagtccaccatggcataccggatgcacaccgacgaagagcgatgtcttctcttcccctccaccctctctggcggagctctaa
- the LOC126615869 gene encoding dihydrolipoyllysine-residue succinyltransferase component of 2-oxoglutarate dehydrogenase complex 2, mitochondrial, with translation MLGVLRRRVVSGGSSASILGHSLLSIRPVAKSEILLQPKGGLDRIRNLSHLIFAGSSPCSRTTRNVGGYILPEPIRQMWSRPFSSEIGDMVDAVVPFMGESITDGTLAKFLKKPGDRVAVDEPIAQVETDKVTIDVASPESGVIQKFVANEGDTVEPGTKIAVISKSGEGVAHVSPSLKTSEKALAQPSPPVEKIVKKKKPKVETTPVTEKRKTPSSPPPKPSAREPQLYSKERERRIPMTRLRRRVSIRLKDSQNTFAMLTTFNEVDMTNLMKLRSEYKDAFVEKHGVKLGLMSGFIKAAVSGLQNQPTINAVVDGDDIIYRDYIDISIAVGTPKGLVVPVIRNADKMNFAEIEKEINTLAKKANDGSISIDEMAGGTFTLSNGGVYGSLLSTPIINPPQSAILGMHSIVNRPMVVGGNIVLRPMMYVALTYDHRLIDGREAVYFLRRIKDVVEDPQRLLLDV, from the exons ATGCTTGGCGTTCTAAGGCGAAGAGTCGTTTCTGGGGGCTCCTCTGCTTCG ATTTTGGGGCACTCACTGCTGTCAATCCGACCAGTTGCAAAATCGGAG ATTTTACTTCAACCCAAAGGAGGATTAGACCGTATTCGAAACCTTTCTCACCTCATTTTTGCAG GTTCCTCGCCTTGTAGCCGGACAACAAG GAATGTTGGTGGCTATATTCTGCCAGAGCCTATCAGGCAAATGTGGAGCAGGCCCTTTTCTTCAGAGATTG GGGATATGGTTGATGCCGTCGTCCCTTTTATGGGTGAATCTATCACTGATGGCACTTTGGCGAAATTCTTGAAGA AGCCTGGTGATAGGGTTGCAGTTGACGAACCAATTGCTCAAGTTGAAACAGATAAG GTGACGATTGATGTTGCTAGTCCTGAATCCGGTGTGATCCAAAAG TTTGTGGCCAATGAAGGGGATACTGTCGAACCAGGCACCAAGATTGCTGTTATCTCAAAGTCCGGTGAAGGTGTAGCCCATGTCAGTCCGTCACTGAAGACATCGGAGAAAGCTCTTGCTCAACCATCTCCCCCTGTTGAAAAGATTGTCAAGAAGAAAAAACCTAAAGTTGAAACTACACCTGTTACTGAAAAGCGTAAAACTCCCTCTTCACCACCTCCTAAACCCTCTGCCAGAGAACCTCAGCTTTACTCTAAGGAAAGGGAAAGACGA ATTCCAATGACAAGGCTTCGGAGGCGGGTTAGTATAAGATTGAAGGACTCACAGAACACATTTGCAATGCTGACGACATTCAATGAAGTTGATAT GACCAATTTGATGAAGCTTCGTTCTGAGTACAAGGATGCATTTGTTGAGAAGCACGGAGTCAAGTTGGGGCTTATGTCTGGATTTATCAAA GCTGCCGTCAGTGGTCTCCAAAACCAGCCTACTATTAATGCAGTCGTTGATGGGGACGATATCATATACAGAGATTACATAGATATAAGTATAGCCGTTGGCACTCCAAAG GGCCTTGTTGTGCCAGTTATCCGCAATGCTGATAAAATGAATTTTGCTGAGATAGAGAAGGAGATCAACACCCTCGCAAAGAAAGCAAACGATGGATCTATATCAATCGACGAGATGGCTGGAGGTACATTTACATTATCTAATGGTGGAGTTTATGGAAGCCTTCTAAGTACCCCCATCATCAATCCCCCTCAG TCGGCAATCTTGGGTATGCACTCAATAGTTAACCGTCCAATGGTTGTCGGAGGCAACATTGTCCTGCGGCCGATGATGTATGTTGCTCTTACCTATGACCATAGGCTCATTGATGGAAGAGAGGCAGTTTACTTCTTGCGTCGTATTAAAGATGTTGTGGAGGACCCTCAGAGGCTTCTCCTCGACGTATGA
- the LOC126615878 gene encoding glycine-rich protein 23-like — protein MANYKMTSSSKFLLLVLIGAFVFSTGARKLGSEKGSLEDQKNLFHRGGGGLGGGGGGGLGGGGGLGGGAGAGAGFGGGAGAGAGGGLGGGGGLGGGGGGGLGGGGGGGVGGGSGFGGGAGGGFGAGGGLGGGAGGGGGGGFGGGGGGGLGGGAGGGFGGGAGAGGGLGGGLP, from the coding sequence ATGGCTAATTATAAGATGACTTCTTCTTCtaagtttcttcttcttgtgcTTATCGGTGCTTTCGTTTTCTCTACTGGTGCAAGAAAGCTCGGCAGTGAAAAGGGTTCCCTTGAGGATCAGAAAAACTTGTTTCACCGTGGTGGTGGTGGACTAGgcggtggaggtggtggtggtctTGGAGGTGGAGGAGGTTTAGGAGGCGGTGCTGGTGCTGGTGCTGGATTCGGTGGTGGTGCTGGAGCTGGAGCTGGTGGCGGACTTGGCGGAGGTGGTGGACttggtggcggtggcggtggagGATTAGGCGGTGGCGGCGGTGGAGGAGTAGGTGGTGGATCAGGTTTTGGTGGGGGAGCCGGTGGTGGGTTTGGAGCCGGTGGTGGTCTTGGGGGTGGAGCTGGAGGAGGTGGCGGAGGAGGAttcggtggtggtggtggaggaggacTTGGAGGAGGAGCTGGGGGAGGTTTCGGTGGAGGAGCTGGTGCTGGCGGTGGGCTTGGGGGTGGATTGCCTTGA
- the LOC126615875 gene encoding uncharacterized protein LOC126615875 — MQHDEVIWQVIRHKHCSYMSKIETGIFCRNPYNVTGICNRSSCPLANSRYATIRDHDGVFYLYMKTIERAHMPNKLWERVKLPRNYEKALEIIDKHLMYWPKFLVHKTKQRLTKMTQMRIRMRKLALKTREKIMTTPRKQIKREARREEKAEKAALLDQSIEKELLERLNKNVYGDIYNYPFKQYQKVLDGAEVETEREEEEEEEEEPEIEYVEGYDELEEEDDIEDFAGLAMDNSHADDDNVGSDEEAVVARKRGRKESAFSSKKFEKDEPAVKSKKKPRVLVEVEHEDTGARQKAVQ; from the exons ATGCAGCACGACGAGGTTATATGGCAGGTTATCCGCCACAAGCACTGCAGCTACATGTCCAA AATTGAAACTGGGATTTTCTGTAGAAACCCCTATAACGTTACCGGGATTTGTAACCGGAGCTCCTGCCCTCTAGCTAATAGTCGTTACGCCACCATTCGCGACCATGACG GAGTCTTCTATCTTTATATGAAAACTATAGAGAGAGCTCATATGCCGAACAAATTATGGGAAAGAGTTAAGTTGCCGCGGAATTATGAGAAAGCACTTGAAATTATTGACAAGCATCTG ATGTATTGGCCTAAGTTTCTCGTGCACAAAACAAAGCAACGGCTAACTAAAATGACTCAGATGCGGATACGCATGAGGAAGCTTGCTTTAAAAACAAG GGAGAAAATAATGACAACACCAAGGAAACAGATAAAGAGAGAGGCTAGAAGAGAGGAAAAGGCTGAAAAAGCTGCACTATTGGACCAG AGCATTGAGAAAGAACTATTAGAACGCCTTAACAAAAATGTTTATGGAGATATATACAACTATCCCTTTAAACAATACCAAAAAGTTCTTGATGGGGCAGAGGTAGAGACtgaaagggaagaagaagaagaggaggaggag GAACCTGAGATAGAATATGTTGAAGGCTATGATGAACTTGAAGAGGAAGATGATATAGAAGATTTTGCTGGTCTTGCAATGGACAATTCGCATGCAGATGACGATAATG TTGGAAGCGATGAAGAGGCAGTAGTTGCTCGCAAGAGAGGGCGAAAGGAATCTGCCTTTTCTTCTAAAAAGTTTGAGAAAGATGAACCTGCTGTCAAATCGAAGAAAAAGCCGAGGGTGCTTGTTGAG GTGGAGCATGAAGATACTGGTGCTAGGCAAAAAGCAGTCCAGTGA